The Streptococcaceae bacterium ESL0729 genome has a segment encoding these proteins:
- the budA gene encoding acetolactate decarboxylase: protein MTDRIKLFQHNTLSALMSGLYAGNLTIGELLTHGDFGIGTIDSIDGELIVLDGKAFQAKGDKTITELSDDSLVPYAAVIFHTPEVIGIERSEITSTNLAQKMESYFEGFNLFRSIKVEGLFKEMKVRMITRSESGRRFASVAKNQPEYTEENVRGTIVGIWTPEMFHGVSLAGFHLHFISDDRTFGGHVMSYILEEGRFELGPVHVLEQNFPTNDKNFLLADLDVERLKEDINMSE, encoded by the coding sequence ATGACTGATAGAATAAAACTTTTTCAACATAATACCTTAAGTGCCCTAATGTCTGGTCTTTATGCGGGAAATTTGACAATTGGTGAACTATTAACGCATGGGGATTTTGGGATTGGAACGATTGATTCAATCGATGGTGAGCTGATTGTTTTAGATGGTAAGGCCTTTCAGGCCAAGGGAGATAAGACAATTACAGAGCTTTCTGATGACTCCTTGGTGCCTTATGCTGCCGTTATTTTCCACACCCCTGAGGTCATTGGAATTGAAAGAAGTGAGATAACAAGCACTAATTTGGCCCAAAAAATGGAAAGCTACTTTGAAGGTTTTAATCTCTTTAGGTCGATTAAGGTTGAAGGACTTTTTAAGGAGATGAAGGTCAGGATGATAACTCGCTCAGAGAGTGGGAGGCGTTTTGCCAGTGTTGCCAAAAATCAACCTGAATACACTGAAGAAAATGTTCGCGGTACCATCGTAGGAATTTGGACACCTGAAATGTTCCACGGGGTAAGTCTTGCAGGTTTCCACCTTCATTTTATCTCAGATGACCGTACTTTTGGTGGCCATGTCATGAGCTATATTTTGGAGGAAGGTCGCTTTGAATTGGGGCCTGTCCATGTTCTTGAGCAGAACTTTCCAACCAATGATAAGAACTTCCTTTTGGCTGACTTAGATGTTGAAAGACTCAAGGAAGATATTAATATGAGTGAATAA
- the rny gene encoding ribonuclease Y, producing MRCNKMVGVIAAILCAVIGLIAGFILRNIHLNKDQLTAETLIESAESKANDLILAAKRDAENTKNEARLVITEEGQNYRLRIEKEFEENRQELKKQEDRLKQREALLDRKDDALTQKELNLDSKEDNLKHKTQQIKQREREVEKLDEIKQETLEQVAKLSTEEARDIVLKETEGLLTRDLAQMVRASEVKATAEADKRAKDILALAMQRVSGDFVSEQTVSVVTLPNDEMKGRIIGREGRNIRAFESLTGIDVIIDDTPEAVVLSGFDPIRREIARLTLEQLVQDGRIHPARIEELVEKNRKEIDKKIVEYGEQAAFEVGAHTLHPDIIKIMGRLHFRTSYGQNVLNHSIEVANLSGALAGEMGENIALAKRAGFLHDIGKALDHEIEGSHVEIGVELAKKYKENPVVINTIASHHGDTEPTSVIALLVAAADALSAARPGARRESIENYIKRLQKLEEISNDFDGVDSSFAIQAGREIRVLVNPGKINDDQAVILSHKIKQKIEEDMDYPGNIKVTVIRETRAIDYAK from the coding sequence ATGAGGTGTAATAAGATGGTTGGTGTTATTGCTGCTATCCTTTGCGCTGTAATTGGTTTGATTGCAGGTTTTATCTTGCGCAACATTCATCTGAATAAAGATCAGCTTACTGCTGAAACATTGATAGAGAGTGCTGAGAGTAAAGCTAATGATTTAATCCTTGCCGCTAAGCGTGATGCTGAAAATACAAAAAATGAAGCCCGCTTGGTAATTACTGAAGAGGGTCAAAATTATCGCTTAAGAATTGAAAAAGAATTTGAAGAAAATAGACAAGAACTTAAAAAACAAGAGGATCGTCTAAAACAGCGGGAAGCTTTACTAGACCGCAAGGACGATGCTTTGACTCAAAAGGAATTGAACCTTGATTCAAAAGAAGATAATCTTAAGCACAAGACGCAACAAATTAAACAGCGCGAAAGAGAAGTAGAGAAGTTAGATGAAATAAAACAGGAGACTCTGGAGCAGGTGGCCAAGCTTTCGACTGAGGAAGCTCGGGATATTGTTCTTAAAGAGACTGAAGGTTTATTGACAAGAGATCTAGCTCAAATGGTTCGTGCTAGCGAAGTGAAGGCTACGGCTGAAGCTGATAAGCGAGCAAAGGATATTTTAGCCCTTGCCATGCAAAGGGTTAGTGGAGACTTTGTAAGCGAGCAGACAGTTTCAGTGGTCACTCTTCCAAATGATGAGATGAAGGGTCGAATTATCGGACGAGAGGGCCGTAATATTCGTGCCTTTGAATCCTTGACAGGGATTGATGTAATTATTGATGACACACCTGAGGCTGTTGTCCTGTCAGGTTTTGATCCCATCAGACGGGAAATTGCCCGTCTGACCTTGGAACAACTTGTCCAGGACGGCCGAATCCATCCAGCTCGAATTGAAGAGCTGGTTGAGAAAAACCGTAAAGAAATCGATAAAAAAATTGTCGAGTACGGGGAGCAGGCAGCTTTTGAAGTAGGTGCCCACACCCTTCATCCTGATATTATTAAAATTATGGGTCGCCTGCACTTTAGGACAAGTTATGGACAGAATGTTCTTAACCATTCAATTGAAGTCGCAAATCTTTCAGGAGCTCTAGCTGGTGAGATGGGTGAGAATATTGCCCTTGCCAAGCGAGCAGGTTTCCTCCATGACATCGGAAAGGCTCTTGATCATGAGATTGAGGGAAGTCACGTTGAAATTGGGGTGGAACTTGCTAAAAAATACAAGGAAAATCCGGTTGTTATTAATACCATTGCCAGTCACCACGGGGACACAGAGCCTACCAGTGTGATTGCCCTTTTAGTAGCTGCAGCCGATGCCTTGAGTGCGGCCCGTCCGGGAGCCCGCCGTGAGTCGATTGAAAATTACATTAAAAGGCTTCAAAAGCTTGAAGAAATTTCAAATGATTTTGACGGAGTTGATTCAAGTTTTGCCATCCAGGCTGGACGAGAAATTCGTGTCCTAGTCAATCCAGGTAAAATTAATGATGACCAGGCAGTTATTTTGTCTCATAAGATTAAGCAAAAAATTGAAGAAGACATGGACTATCCAGGGAACATTAAGGTTACGGTTATTAGAGAAACTAGGGCCATTGACTATGCAAAATAA
- a CDS encoding putative quinol monooxygenase, which produces MPITVNIYYKGANGTPKKFAQEMIDRGLVDLIRSKEGNLRYEYFIPFEEEDSILLIDQWTNQEALDLHHKSSLMDQIISLRDKYGLSMEVERYVADEEGIPLFDQQFIK; this is translated from the coding sequence ATGCCGATTACAGTAAATATTTACTACAAGGGGGCAAATGGGACTCCTAAAAAATTTGCCCAGGAAATGATTGATAGGGGTCTGGTTGATTTAATTAGAAGTAAGGAGGGGAACTTACGGTATGAGTATTTCATTCCCTTTGAAGAAGAAGACAGCATTCTTTTGATTGACCAGTGGACCAATCAAGAGGCCCTTGATTTACACCACAAAAGTTCCCTCATGGATCAAATAATATCCTTAAGGGACAAGTACGGGCTTAGCATGGAAGTTGAAAGATATGTTGCTGATGAGGAGGGGATTCCATTATTTGATCAACAATTTATCAAATAA
- a CDS encoding acetyl-CoA carboxylase carboxyl transferase subunit alpha: MPENANKIVQLARSQDRLTMLDYAEQLFDDFIEFHGDRNFRDDGAIVGGIASLSGRPVTIIGIQKGKSLQDNLNCNFGQPHPEGYRKALRLMKQAEKFNRPVITFINTAGAFPGLGAEERGQGEAIARNLLEMSDLKVPVIAIITGEGGSGGALALAVADRVWMLENAVYSILSPEGFATILWKDVSRAPEAAKLLKITSSDLLANGVVDKIIPEERTIYTLKEALISELELLSALSPEELVEKRYQRFRKY, from the coding sequence ATGCCCGAAAATGCTAATAAAATTGTTCAGCTGGCAAGAAGTCAAGATAGACTGACCATGCTTGACTATGCTGAACAGCTTTTTGATGACTTTATCGAATTCCACGGGGACCGTAATTTTAGGGATGATGGTGCCATTGTTGGTGGGATTGCAAGCCTTTCTGGTCGTCCAGTAACCATTATTGGAATCCAAAAGGGAAAGAGCCTACAGGATAATTTAAACTGTAATTTTGGCCAACCTCATCCAGAAGGTTACCGTAAGGCCCTACGTTTGATGAAGCAGGCTGAAAAATTCAACCGTCCTGTTATTACCTTTATTAATACGGCAGGAGCCTTCCCTGGACTTGGTGCCGAGGAGCGTGGTCAGGGTGAGGCCATTGCAAGAAACCTTTTAGAAATGAGTGATCTAAAGGTTCCAGTTATTGCTATAATAACTGGTGAAGGAGGATCTGGTGGAGCCCTAGCCCTTGCTGTAGCAGATAGGGTCTGGATGCTTGAAAATGCTGTCTATAGCATTCTCTCACCAGAAGGATTTGCGACCATCCTTTGGAAGGACGTAAGCCGTGCCCCTGAAGCTGCCAAGCTCCTTAAGATAACTTCTAGTGACCTTTTGGCTAATGGAGTAGTGGATAAGATTATTCCGGAAGAAAGAACGATTTATACCCTTAAAGAAGCATTAATTTCTGAACTTGAGCTTCTTTCTGCCTTAAGTCCTGAAGAGCTTGTTGAAAAACGTTATCAAAGATTTAGAAAATACTAA
- the accD gene encoding acetyl-CoA carboxylase, carboxyltransferase subunit beta: MALFSKKNKYIRINPNRSTIDEKVSKPEIPDELFAKCPVCKHTIYTKDLGKEKVCPFCGYNFRISAKERLKLIVDKGSFEELFTGIETTDPLDFPGYPEKLAFTKEKTGLDEAVLTGLAKIKGQKTALAIMDPNFIMASMGMVVGEKITRLFEHAKAQGLPVVIFTASGGARMQEGIMSLMQMAKISAAVKRHSNAGLLYLTVLTDPTTGGVTASFAMLGDIILAEPQSLVGFAGRRVIEQTVRENLPEDFQKAEFLQEKGFVDKIVRRKDLASTIGKILHLHS; encoded by the coding sequence ATGGCTTTATTTAGCAAAAAAAATAAGTATATTCGGATAAATCCTAACCGTTCAACAATAGATGAAAAGGTAAGTAAGCCTGAAATTCCTGATGAACTTTTTGCCAAATGTCCTGTTTGTAAACATACCATCTACACTAAGGATTTAGGTAAGGAGAAGGTTTGTCCCTTCTGTGGTTATAATTTTAGGATTTCTGCTAAGGAGCGTCTTAAGCTTATCGTTGATAAGGGATCTTTTGAAGAGCTATTTACAGGAATTGAAACAACTGACCCCCTTGATTTTCCGGGCTATCCTGAAAAACTTGCCTTCACTAAAGAAAAGACAGGTCTTGATGAAGCTGTTCTAACTGGCCTTGCAAAAATTAAGGGACAAAAGACAGCCTTAGCCATCATGGACCCAAATTTCATTATGGCCTCAATGGGAATGGTTGTTGGTGAGAAGATTACTAGGCTTTTTGAGCATGCTAAGGCTCAGGGTCTACCGGTTGTCATCTTTACAGCATCAGGTGGAGCTAGGATGCAGGAAGGGATTATGAGCCTGATGCAAATGGCTAAAATATCGGCTGCGGTTAAAAGACATTCAAATGCAGGTTTACTTTATTTAACTGTTCTAACCGACCCAACAACTGGGGGAGTTACAGCGTCTTTTGCCATGCTTGGAGACATAATCTTGGCTGAGCCGCAAAGTCTTGTTGGTTTTGCAGGTCGGAGGGTTATTGAACAGACTGTACGTGAAAATTTACCTGAAGATTTCCAGAAGGCGGAATTTTTACAGGAAAAAGGTTTCGTTGATAAGATTGTTAGAAGGAAAGATCTAGCTAGTACTATCGGAAAAATCCTGCACCTACATTCCTAA
- the accC gene encoding acetyl-CoA carboxylase biotin carboxylase subunit has protein sequence MFKKILIANRGEIAVRIIRAARELGIQTVAVYSEADRYALHTLLADEAVCIGPAKASESYLNMHQIISAAVTLKAEAIHPGFGFLSENSKFANLCEEVGIKFIGPSAKIMDMMGDKINARKQMIAAKVPVIPGSDGEVYSAQEALEIAEKIGYPVMLKASAGGGGKGIRKVNSKEELVPNFASAQAEAQAAFGNGAMYLERVIYPARHIEVQILADEFGRVIHLGERDCSLQRNNQKVLEEAPSVAIGHSLRNKIGQAAVAAASYVGYENAGTIEFLLDEESGDFYFMEMNTRIQVEHPVTEFITGVDIVKSQIKIAAGESLDIQQEDIEFTGHAIECRINAENPKFNFAPSPGNISGLYLPSGGVGLRVDSAMYQGYTIPPYYDSMIAKIIVHGENRFEALMKMQRALFELEVEGVQTNADFQLDLISNDQIIAGDYDTSFLGEVFLPDYLEGEI, from the coding sequence ATGTTTAAGAAAATATTAATTGCAAATCGAGGGGAGATTGCAGTAAGGATTATCCGTGCTGCACGCGAACTTGGAATTCAAACAGTTGCCGTCTACTCGGAAGCAGACCGCTATGCCCTTCATACTTTATTAGCTGATGAAGCAGTTTGTATAGGTCCAGCTAAGGCAAGCGAATCTTACCTAAACATGCACCAAATAATTTCAGCTGCAGTTACTTTAAAAGCTGAAGCTATCCATCCAGGTTTTGGATTTTTAAGTGAGAATTCAAAATTTGCTAACCTCTGTGAAGAAGTGGGAATCAAATTTATTGGGCCATCAGCCAAAATTATGGACATGATGGGAGATAAGATTAATGCTCGTAAGCAAATGATTGCGGCCAAAGTCCCTGTTATTCCAGGTTCTGATGGGGAGGTTTACTCAGCCCAAGAGGCCCTTGAAATTGCTGAAAAAATTGGCTACCCAGTCATGCTTAAAGCTTCTGCTGGTGGCGGTGGAAAGGGAATTAGGAAGGTGAATTCTAAGGAAGAACTCGTTCCTAATTTTGCTTCTGCCCAAGCTGAAGCTCAGGCAGCCTTTGGCAACGGAGCCATGTATTTAGAACGTGTTATCTATCCAGCAAGACACATTGAGGTGCAGATTCTAGCAGATGAATTTGGTCGAGTTATCCATCTGGGTGAGCGTGATTGCTCCCTCCAGCGTAACAACCAAAAGGTGCTAGAAGAAGCTCCGTCAGTTGCCATCGGACACAGCCTAAGAAATAAAATAGGTCAAGCGGCAGTAGCTGCTGCCTCATATGTTGGTTATGAAAATGCCGGAACCATTGAATTTTTACTGGATGAAGAATCTGGTGACTTCTATTTCATGGAAATGAATACAAGAATTCAGGTAGAGCATCCCGTAACAGAATTTATAACTGGAGTTGATATCGTTAAGTCTCAAATCAAAATTGCTGCTGGTGAAAGCCTTGATATTCAGCAGGAGGATATTGAGTTCACGGGTCACGCTATTGAATGCCGTATAAATGCTGAAAATCCTAAATTCAACTTTGCCCCAAGTCCTGGTAATATAAGTGGTTTGTACCTTCCGTCAGGTGGGGTTGGCTTGCGAGTTGATTCTGCCATGTACCAGGGTTATACCATCCCTCCTTACTATGACAGTATGATTGCTAAAATAATCGTCCACGGGGAAAATCGTTTTGAGGCATTAATGAAAATGCAAAGGGCTCTTTTTGAGCTTGAAGTTGAAGGCGTTCAAACTAATGCAGACTTCCAACTAGACTTGATCTCAAATGATCAAATTATCGCAGGAGATTATGATACTTCCTTTCTTGGAGAAGTTTTCCTACCTGACTATTTAGAGGGAGAGATTTAA
- the fabZ gene encoding 3-hydroxyacyl-ACP dehydratase FabZ has product MIDINKIKEALPHRYPMLLVDRVLEVSEDEITALKNVTINEPFFNGHFPEYPVMPGVLIMEALAQAAGVLELSKDENKGKLVFYAGMDNVKFKKQVVPGDQLILKAKFIKRRGPIAVVEAQASVDGKLAAKGTLTFAIGE; this is encoded by the coding sequence ATGATTGATATAAATAAAATCAAAGAAGCCCTTCCTCACCGCTATCCCATGCTTTTAGTTGACCGTGTCCTTGAGGTCAGTGAAGATGAGATTACAGCCTTAAAAAATGTTACTATTAATGAACCTTTCTTTAATGGGCATTTTCCTGAATATCCAGTTATGCCAGGTGTTTTAATCATGGAAGCTCTTGCCCAAGCAGCCGGTGTTCTTGAATTATCAAAGGACGAAAACAAGGGGAAATTAGTTTTTTATGCTGGCATGGATAATGTTAAATTTAAAAAGCAAGTTGTTCCCGGTGATCAACTAATCCTCAAGGCTAAATTCATTAAACGCCGTGGTCCGATTGCCGTTGTTGAAGCCCAAGCCTCAGTTGATGGTAAATTAGCCGCAAAGGGTACTTTAACCTTTGCCATTGGTGAATAG
- the accB gene encoding acetyl-CoA carboxylase biotin carboxyl carrier protein, with the protein MHINEVKDLLNQFDKSSLREFSYSTNEFNLAFSKNSGQLSPSKSSTTVSEREFVEVPLAPASSVSPVASDAPASPELVVVEEALEGEAVKSPLVGVAYLKPAPDKDDFISVGDKVKKGQTLLIIEAMKVMNEIPAPCDGVVTEILVASEEMVEFGEDLVRIK; encoded by the coding sequence ATGCATATAAATGAGGTTAAGGATTTACTTAACCAGTTTGACAAATCTTCCCTTCGTGAATTCTCTTATTCAACTAATGAATTCAATCTTGCCTTTTCTAAAAATTCGGGCCAGCTTAGCCCATCAAAGTCTTCAACTACAGTAAGTGAAAGAGAATTTGTTGAGGTTCCTCTAGCTCCTGCTAGCTCAGTTAGTCCTGTAGCTAGCGATGCTCCTGCAAGTCCAGAGCTTGTAGTGGTTGAAGAAGCTCTTGAAGGAGAAGCTGTTAAAAGTCCCCTTGTTGGTGTTGCCTACCTAAAACCAGCCCCAGATAAGGATGACTTTATTTCAGTTGGCGATAAGGTTAAAAAAGGACAAACTCTTTTAATTATTGAAGCGATGAAGGTCATGAATGAAATTCCAGCTCCGTGTGACGGTGTTGTAACTGAAATTCTTGTAGCATCAGAGGAGATGGTTGAGTTTGGAGAGGACTTGGTGCGAATCAAATGA
- the fabF gene encoding beta-ketoacyl-ACP synthase II produces MTNRVVITGYGITSPIGNSPEEFWENLSAGNSGIDVIKKFDASATGITVAGEIKDFPFDKYFVHKDKKRMDTYSLYAVYAALEALKMAGIDPDDNDLNHDRFGAIIGSGIGGLPVIEEQGARLATRGPKRVAPLFVPLSIANMATGNVAIRVKANGVSRAEVTACAAGTNAIGSAFHEIKNGYADIMLAGGTEAAICEFGVAGFANLTALTSETDPKRASIPFDKDRSGFVLGEGAGVLVLESLEHAKNRGANILAEIVGYGSTNDAYHMTTPLTDGSGAAKAMKLALDEGGIEPSEVGYINAHGTSTQANERGEALAIHTVFGDDENVLVSSTKALTGHALGGAGGIEAVATLQAILNQYAPVNAGTKELDENTSMINVVLGQGQNHHIKYAISNSLGFGGHNAVIALKKWEGE; encoded by the coding sequence ATGACAAATCGCGTAGTTATTACCGGTTATGGTATAACGTCACCTATAGGTAATAGCCCGGAAGAATTTTGGGAGAACCTTTCTGCTGGTAACAGTGGGATTGATGTAATTAAAAAATTTGATGCTAGTGCGACTGGTATCACAGTTGCAGGTGAAATTAAAGATTTTCCCTTTGATAAATATTTTGTCCACAAGGATAAAAAAAGGATGGATACTTACAGCCTTTACGCAGTCTATGCAGCTCTTGAAGCTTTAAAGATGGCTGGTATTGATCCAGATGACAACGACCTTAACCATGACCGTTTCGGTGCCATTATTGGTTCAGGAATCGGAGGGCTACCGGTTATTGAAGAACAGGGTGCAAGACTTGCAACTCGTGGTCCAAAAAGGGTTGCTCCTCTTTTCGTTCCCCTATCAATTGCTAACATGGCTACAGGTAATGTTGCCATTCGTGTTAAAGCTAACGGGGTAAGCCGTGCTGAAGTTACTGCATGTGCTGCTGGTACCAATGCCATCGGATCAGCCTTCCATGAAATCAAAAATGGATATGCAGATATCATGTTAGCAGGTGGAACAGAAGCTGCCATCTGTGAATTCGGAGTGGCAGGGTTTGCCAACCTAACAGCCCTAACAAGTGAAACAGATCCTAAGAGAGCATCAATTCCTTTTGACAAGGATAGATCTGGTTTTGTTCTGGGTGAAGGAGCTGGTGTCCTTGTTCTTGAAAGCCTTGAACATGCTAAAAACCGCGGTGCAAATATTCTTGCAGAGATTGTAGGTTACGGATCAACTAATGATGCCTACCATATGACAACACCATTAACTGATGGTTCAGGAGCTGCTAAGGCTATGAAACTTGCCCTTGATGAGGGTGGTATTGAACCGTCTGAAGTAGGGTACATCAATGCTCACGGTACTTCGACTCAAGCTAATGAACGCGGAGAAGCCCTTGCTATTCATACGGTCTTTGGCGATGATGAAAATGTTTTAGTATCTTCTACTAAAGCTTTAACAGGTCATGCCCTAGGTGGTGCTGGTGGGATTGAAGCTGTTGCAACCCTACAGGCAATCTTAAACCAATACGCTCCAGTTAATGCTGGAACAAAAGAGTTAGATGAAAATACATCAATGATTAATGTTGTTCTTGGTCAAGGCCAGAATCACCATATCAAGTATGCCATCTCAAACTCATTAGGATTCGGTGGACACAATGCCGTAATCGCTCTTAAGAAGTGGGAGGGAGAATAA
- the fabG gene encoding 3-oxoacyl-[acyl-carrier-protein] reductase has translation MEILNKNVFITGSSRGIGLSIAHKFAKAGANVVLNGRSQISEELLNEFKDYEGRAVAISGDVSDAADAKRMIEEATEVLGSVDILINNAGITNDKLMLKMTLADFEQVLNINLSGAFNMTQAVLKPMTKARQGAVINMTSVVGLMGNIGQANYAASKAGLIGLTKSVAREVAGRNIRVNAIAPGFIESDMTDVLSDKVKDSMKAQIPMKRFGNPSEVAEVALFLAGQEYLTGQTIAIDGGLTMQ, from the coding sequence GTGGAAATTTTAAATAAAAACGTCTTTATCACTGGTTCAAGTCGTGGGATTGGTTTATCCATTGCCCACAAGTTTGCAAAAGCTGGTGCCAACGTTGTTTTAAACGGGCGCTCTCAAATTTCAGAGGAGCTTTTGAATGAATTTAAGGACTATGAAGGTCGTGCTGTAGCTATTTCTGGGGATGTTAGTGATGCAGCTGATGCCAAAAGAATGATTGAAGAAGCAACTGAAGTCCTAGGAAGTGTTGATATTCTAATCAACAATGCAGGAATCACTAATGATAAACTCATGCTTAAGATGACCCTGGCTGACTTTGAGCAAGTTTTAAACATCAACCTGTCAGGTGCCTTTAACATGACTCAAGCAGTTTTAAAACCAATGACCAAGGCTCGTCAAGGTGCCGTTATTAACATGACTTCTGTCGTAGGTCTAATGGGAAATATTGGCCAGGCCAACTATGCTGCTTCTAAGGCAGGTCTTATCGGACTTACAAAATCAGTGGCCCGTGAGGTTGCTGGGCGAAATATCAGGGTAAATGCTATTGCTCCTGGATTTATTGAAAGTGATATGACCGACGTTTTATCTGACAAGGTTAAGGATAGCATGAAGGCTCAAATTCCAATGAAACGTTTCGGAAACCCTTCTGAAGTTGCAGAAGTTGCCTTATTCTTAGCAGGTCAAGAGTACCTTACAGGTCAAACCATCGCAATCGACGGTGGTTTAACCATGCAGTAG
- the fabD gene encoding ACP S-malonyltransferase: MKKTGLLFAGQGAQKVGMARDLYDNFDLVRDTYAEASDILGYDLRDLIDEDPEKLGDTTYTQPAILTTSVAILRLLKEKGLDYQMVAGLSLGEYSALVASGALDFKSALELVAKRGRFMTEAAPAGSGKMVAIMNTDPELIEEICLKASEQGIVSPANYNTRAQIVIGGEAQAVDKALDLLSAEGVKRMIPLKVSGPFHTAILKPASEKLGQVLEAVEFNQFDLPLISNTTAQAMAFDDIKNLLTRQVMEPVKFYESVEEMIDLGVNHFLEIGPGKVLSGFLKKIDKTVEVDQVEDLASLQAFLEK; the protein is encoded by the coding sequence ATGAAAAAAACTGGACTTTTATTTGCAGGTCAAGGAGCTCAAAAGGTGGGAATGGCTCGTGATCTCTATGATAATTTTGATCTTGTAAGAGACACCTATGCTGAGGCTTCTGATATTCTTGGCTATGATTTAAGAGACTTGATTGATGAAGATCCTGAAAAATTAGGAGATACGACCTATACACAGCCTGCAATTCTTACGACTTCAGTTGCAATTTTGCGCCTGCTTAAGGAAAAGGGACTTGATTATCAGATGGTAGCTGGTCTTTCTCTAGGTGAGTATTCTGCCTTAGTTGCAAGTGGTGCCTTAGATTTTAAGAGTGCCTTAGAGCTTGTTGCCAAAAGAGGCCGATTTATGACTGAAGCAGCTCCAGCTGGTTCTGGTAAAATGGTTGCCATTATGAATACAGATCCTGAATTGATTGAAGAAATCTGCTTGAAGGCTTCTGAACAAGGAATTGTAAGTCCTGCAAACTATAATACAAGGGCGCAGATTGTAATCGGCGGGGAAGCTCAAGCAGTTGATAAGGCTTTAGACCTTCTTTCTGCTGAAGGTGTTAAGAGAATGATTCCTCTAAAGGTTTCAGGTCCCTTCCACACAGCAATCCTAAAACCTGCCTCTGAAAAATTAGGTCAGGTTCTTGAAGCAGTTGAGTTTAATCAATTTGATTTACCTTTAATATCAAACACTACTGCCCAGGCCATGGCCTTTGATGATATTAAAAATCTTTTAACCCGTCAGGTTATGGAGCCGGTTAAATTTTACGAATCGGTAGAAGAGATGATTGATCTTGGAGTTAATCACTTCCTAGAAATTGGTCCAGGCAAGGTATTATCAGGTTTCCTTAAAAAGATTGACAAGACAGTTGAAGTTGATCAAGTTGAGGATTTAGCAAGCTTACAAGCATTTTTGGAGAAATAA
- the fabK gene encoding enoyl-[acyl-carrier-protein] reductase FabK produces the protein METKITELLNIEYPIFQGGMAWVADGDLAGAVSKAGGFGIIGGGNAPKDIIKGHIRRIREITDKPFGVNIMLHSPFVDEIVDLVIEEGVKVVTTGAGSPKKYMERFKEAGMVVIPVVASVAQAKSMARIGVDAIVAEGMEAGGHIGQLTTMTLVRQVADAVDLPVIAAGGIADGKGMAAAFMLGAEAVQLGTRFIVAKESNAHQNYKDKVLKAKDISTVISASHFGHAVRAIKNQLTKDFEVAELAAFKQENPDLSVFEEMGAGKLPASVIHGDVDNGSVMAGQIAGLVRKEESVEEIILDLYQGFQAEIKAAAKWID, from the coding sequence ATGGAAACTAAAATTACTGAATTATTAAACATTGAATATCCAATCTTTCAAGGTGGTATGGCCTGGGTTGCTGATGGAGATTTGGCTGGTGCTGTATCTAAGGCTGGGGGCTTTGGTATTATTGGCGGTGGTAATGCACCAAAGGATATTATCAAAGGACACATTAGACGCATCCGCGAGATTACAGACAAACCATTTGGAGTTAATATCATGCTTCATTCGCCCTTTGTCGATGAGATTGTCGACCTTGTGATTGAAGAAGGTGTAAAGGTTGTAACAACTGGAGCAGGCTCCCCTAAAAAATATATGGAACGCTTCAAAGAAGCTGGAATGGTTGTTATTCCGGTAGTTGCAAGTGTTGCCCAGGCAAAATCAATGGCAAGAATTGGCGTTGATGCCATTGTTGCTGAAGGGATGGAAGCTGGAGGTCACATTGGCCAGCTGACAACCATGACCTTGGTTCGTCAGGTTGCTGACGCAGTTGATTTGCCTGTTATTGCAGCAGGAGGGATTGCTGACGGTAAAGGAATGGCAGCAGCCTTCATGTTAGGAGCTGAAGCTGTTCAACTTGGTACTCGTTTTATTGTTGCCAAGGAGTCAAATGCCCACCAAAACTATAAAGATAAAGTTTTGAAGGCCAAAGACATTTCAACTGTTATTTCAGCAAGTCATTTTGGTCATGCTGTTCGTGCCATCAAAAACCAATTAACTAAGGACTTTGAGGTAGCTGAGCTTGCAGCCTTCAAACAAGAAAATCCTGATTTATCAGTCTTTGAAGAAATGGGAGCTGGAAAACTTCCTGCTTCTGTAATTCACGGGGATGTTGATAATGGTTCAGTTATGGCTGGACAAATAGCTGGTCTTGTTCGTAAGGAAGAAAGTGTTGAGGAAATCATTTTAGATTTATATCAAGGTTTCCAAGCTGAAATAAAAGCAGCTGCTAAGTGGATTGACTAA